One window of Corynebacterium accolens genomic DNA carries:
- the murJ gene encoding murein biosynthesis integral membrane protein MurJ, protein MTEKDGRQAHHAEKAPAGAVDPTDTAPNAKENRVPVTAGARGRIVRASPPAPVPEKRPTPSVQNTTVPPEEDKSALTGRNAEIEASNQDVIRATGTMAIATLLSRITGFLRQMLIGATLGATVGTAFSSANQIPNLVTEIVLGAVLTSLVVPVLVRAEKEDSDRGETFVRRLFTLAFSILGIVTILSVIFAPFLTRMMLPEDSKANAVQATSLAFLLLPQILFYGLFALFQAVLNTKNIFGPGAWAPVVNNIISISVLLAYRFLPGRLDPHDPTPVADPHIMLLGLGTTTAVIVQCLILVPYLKKAGINLRPKWGLDARIKQFGGMALAIITYVAISQLGYVVTSRVAAYADAGAPLVYQNAWLMLQVPYGVIGVTLLTAIMPRLSRNAADGDVDAVVRDLTLGTKLTFIALIPIVIFMTGFGVPIARALFQYGAYGADSAEQLGLTISFSAFTLIPYALVLLHLRVFYAREEAWTPTFIIAGITLTKIVLTLLAPLMTSNPDRVVILLGTANGFGFVSGAVIGGFLLKRKLGSLGGKAVTQTVLWSSGAGAVGLVVSWALYWLMQLVLPAQLPSIVSLVKVVVLGIVFVIITGIVLSKSSLPEVQNLARALQRIPGMSRFITVDNSKAIEVEEPDLQEIQPVYTQDSFNATLVPPPMSAGIVRGPRLVPGAPVSDGRFRLLQDHGAVSGARFWQAREQATGRLVALTFVDTNTQAPIAPSTPTVSARRSAEISRNTRRLAELNLETMADNIEILSYRTGCLVVADWFEGTSLKQVAEADNLDPNSVARATAPLFADAATAHDAGLILGVEHRDRFRVSTSGIVKVAFPAVLDGTSAESDREALSSALSMLVESTEPSPKKLRDISDDANLTADEAAERLEEARLAFDAADAENREEKLEELQEAEGLTSAGIAKRLREFAPEEQEEKTEALPVVVEDEPTQEEDPKQEPGFGGRGYSGSGVVVIGIFATIFVVGMAALTTWVMSLLSDVEKTSSVTETVQGSTMIPETPPVHLKESSAITVPDGEDNEQLIDGKTITTWSTKESGSGALVTLDNPAHLSVMTVTHTRSNGAHYEIYGVNKDDFDPKHPQLSSLPKLAEGKFKHLNEELELKETPQQFDAALIVITELPKSKEVTLGEVQLVGHP, encoded by the coding sequence ATGACCGAAAAAGATGGCCGCCAGGCCCACCACGCGGAGAAGGCACCTGCAGGCGCGGTAGACCCCACGGATACCGCCCCCAATGCGAAAGAAAACCGTGTCCCGGTTACCGCCGGCGCGCGCGGCCGCATCGTGCGCGCCTCTCCGCCCGCACCAGTACCAGAAAAGCGGCCCACCCCCTCAGTGCAGAACACCACTGTTCCCCCTGAGGAAGATAAGTCCGCGCTGACTGGCCGCAATGCGGAGATCGAGGCCTCCAATCAGGATGTCATCCGCGCGACGGGAACGATGGCCATCGCCACGCTGCTCTCGCGCATCACCGGCTTCCTACGGCAGATGCTGATCGGCGCCACCCTTGGTGCCACGGTGGGTACGGCCTTCAGTAGCGCCAACCAGATCCCCAACCTGGTCACCGAAATCGTGCTGGGCGCGGTGCTGACCTCACTAGTGGTCCCGGTCTTGGTGCGCGCGGAGAAAGAGGACTCGGACCGCGGCGAAACCTTCGTCCGAAGACTTTTTACCCTGGCGTTTTCCATCCTGGGCATCGTTACCATCCTCTCCGTTATCTTCGCGCCATTCTTAACGAGGATGATGCTGCCTGAAGATTCCAAGGCCAATGCCGTACAGGCAACATCATTGGCCTTCTTGCTCTTGCCGCAGATCCTGTTCTACGGCCTCTTCGCCCTCTTCCAGGCGGTCCTAAATACCAAGAATATCTTTGGCCCTGGTGCCTGGGCGCCGGTGGTCAATAACATCATTTCCATCAGCGTCCTGCTGGCGTATCGCTTCTTGCCAGGCCGCCTCGACCCGCACGATCCTACGCCGGTGGCGGATCCACACATCATGCTGCTAGGCCTGGGCACCACCACGGCGGTGATCGTGCAGTGCTTGATCCTTGTGCCGTACCTGAAAAAGGCCGGCATCAACCTACGCCCGAAGTGGGGCCTCGATGCCCGCATCAAGCAATTCGGCGGCATGGCGCTGGCCATTATTACCTATGTGGCCATCTCCCAGCTGGGTTACGTGGTCACCTCCCGCGTGGCGGCGTATGCCGATGCCGGTGCGCCGCTGGTCTACCAGAACGCATGGCTGATGCTGCAGGTGCCGTACGGCGTTATCGGCGTGACCTTGTTGACCGCCATCATGCCGCGGCTTTCGCGCAATGCCGCCGATGGCGATGTCGATGCCGTGGTGCGCGACCTCACCTTGGGCACCAAGCTGACCTTCATCGCGCTTATCCCCATCGTCATTTTCATGACGGGCTTCGGCGTGCCCATCGCCCGCGCGCTATTCCAATACGGCGCCTATGGCGCAGATAGCGCAGAGCAGCTCGGCCTCACCATCAGTTTTTCCGCCTTTACCTTGATCCCGTATGCGTTGGTGCTGCTGCACCTGCGCGTTTTCTACGCCAGGGAAGAGGCGTGGACGCCCACCTTCATCATTGCCGGCATCACGCTGACCAAGATCGTGCTGACCCTGCTGGCACCGCTGATGACCAGCAACCCGGACCGGGTGGTTATCCTCCTCGGTACCGCCAACGGTTTTGGCTTTGTCTCCGGTGCGGTCATCGGCGGCTTCCTGCTCAAGCGCAAGCTGGGCAGCCTGGGCGGTAAGGCCGTGACCCAGACGGTCCTCTGGTCCTCCGGTGCCGGCGCGGTCGGACTAGTTGTCTCCTGGGCGCTGTACTGGCTCATGCAATTGGTCTTGCCGGCGCAACTGCCTTCGATCGTCTCGCTGGTCAAGGTCGTCGTGCTGGGCATCGTCTTTGTGATTATCACCGGAATCGTCCTGTCCAAGTCCTCCCTGCCCGAGGTGCAGAACCTGGCGCGCGCCCTCCAGCGCATCCCGGGAATGTCCCGGTTCATCACGGTGGACAATTCCAAGGCCATCGAAGTCGAGGAACCAGACCTGCAGGAAATCCAGCCGGTCTATACGCAGGATTCCTTCAACGCCACCTTGGTGCCGCCACCGATGTCCGCCGGTATCGTCCGCGGCCCGCGCTTGGTCCCCGGCGCCCCCGTATCGGACGGTCGCTTCCGCCTCCTGCAGGATCACGGCGCTGTATCCGGCGCCCGGTTCTGGCAGGCCCGCGAACAAGCCACCGGCCGCCTCGTGGCGCTGACGTTCGTCGATACCAATACGCAGGCGCCCATCGCGCCGTCGACGCCCACGGTCTCTGCCCGCCGCTCCGCCGAAATCTCCCGCAATACGCGGCGTTTGGCCGAGCTCAACCTAGAGACCATGGCGGATAATATCGAGATTTTGTCCTACCGCACCGGCTGCCTGGTGGTGGCGGATTGGTTTGAGGGCACCTCCCTCAAGCAGGTGGCAGAGGCAGATAACCTCGACCCCAATTCCGTCGCCCGCGCTACCGCGCCGCTGTTTGCCGATGCCGCCACCGCCCACGACGCCGGCCTCATCCTCGGCGTGGAGCACCGCGACCGCTTCCGCGTATCCACCTCCGGCATCGTCAAGGTTGCCTTCCCCGCGGTGCTGGATGGGACGTCTGCAGAAAGCGACCGCGAGGCCCTCAGCTCCGCGCTAAGCATGCTGGTCGAATCCACCGAACCATCGCCGAAGAAGCTGCGCGATATTTCCGATGACGCCAATCTCACCGCCGATGAGGCCGCAGAGCGCCTCGAAGAGGCACGGCTGGCCTTTGATGCCGCGGATGCAGAGAACCGCGAAGAGAAGCTGGAAGAGCTGCAGGAGGCGGAGGGGCTGACCTCGGCGGGCATCGCCAAGCGCCTGCGCGAATTCGCCCCAGAAGAGCAGGAAGAAAAGACGGAGGCCCTCCCCGTGGTCGTTGAAGATGAGCCCACGCAGGAAGAGGATCCGAAGCAAGAACCCGGCTTTGGCGGCCGCGGTTACTCGGGCTCCGGCGTCGTGGTCATCGGCATTTTCGCCACCATCTTCGTCGTGGGCATGGCGGCGCTGACGACGTGGGTGATGTCCCTGCTCAGCGATGTAGAAAAGACCAGTTCGGTTACTGAAACCGTGCAGGGCTCCACGATGATCCCGGAAACCCCGCCGGTGCACCTCAAGGAATCATCCGCCATCACGGTGCCAGACGGCGAGGATAATGAGCAGCTTATCGATGGCAAGACGATCACCACCTGGTCCACGAAGGAATCCGGTTCCGGCGCCTTGGTCACCCTGGATAACCCGGCCCACCTTTCTGTCATGACCGTGACCCACACCAGGTCCAATGGCGCGCACTACGAAATCTATGGCGTTAATAAAGACGATTTCGATCCCAAGCACCCGCAGCTGAGTTCCCTTCCCAAATTGGCGGAAGGAAAGTTCAAGCACTTAAACGAGGAGCTGGAGCTCAAAGAAACGCCCCAACAATTCGATGCCGCGCTCATAGTGATCACGGAACTGCCTAAGTCAAAAGAGGTTACACTGGGGGAGGTCCAGCTTGTAGGCCATCCTTAA
- the galE gene encoding UDP-glucose 4-epimerase GalE — MKVLITGGAGYIGSTIAACCQDNGITPVILDDYSKGLKEFSRPYANYEGDIADTCVVQNILSEHPDIDSVIHCAAKIVVPESVSAPLDYYENNVAKSLTLLRELSGLGVRRFILSSTASMYEVGDDYMVDETGAVAPQSPYSASKWMLERVLRDFAATGAMNAIALRYFNPIGADPSMRSGLQDPHPTHALGKMIEAYRSGGVFTVTGVDWPTRDGSGLRDYVHVWDLARAHVAALQNFDEVISRSEIDGFDIINLGTGTGTTVFELADAFGQATGKPLNVQTAPPRLGDVVGCATLTDKAEQLLSWQAELSIADGVRESLEWAEKLPSVLICERSTAMDAGEA, encoded by the coding sequence ATGAAGGTTCTCATCACCGGTGGAGCAGGATACATTGGATCGACCATTGCGGCATGTTGCCAGGACAATGGCATAACGCCCGTCATCTTGGATGACTACAGCAAGGGGCTCAAAGAGTTCTCACGGCCGTATGCAAACTACGAAGGCGATATCGCGGACACCTGCGTAGTGCAGAACATCCTGTCTGAACATCCAGATATCGATTCCGTCATCCACTGTGCGGCGAAAATCGTCGTTCCTGAATCTGTGTCCGCGCCACTCGACTACTATGAGAACAACGTCGCCAAGTCACTGACGCTTTTGCGTGAGCTATCCGGTCTCGGAGTCCGCCGCTTCATTCTTAGCTCGACCGCATCCATGTACGAAGTTGGTGATGACTACATGGTCGACGAGACCGGAGCAGTCGCCCCTCAGAGTCCCTACTCGGCATCCAAATGGATGTTGGAGCGCGTGCTGCGCGATTTCGCTGCCACCGGTGCGATGAACGCGATCGCGTTGCGCTATTTCAATCCGATCGGCGCAGACCCTAGTATGCGTAGTGGCCTCCAGGATCCACATCCGACGCACGCCCTCGGCAAGATGATCGAGGCGTATCGAAGCGGAGGGGTATTCACGGTGACGGGTGTCGATTGGCCCACGCGCGACGGTTCCGGACTTCGTGACTATGTGCATGTCTGGGACCTCGCCCGGGCCCACGTGGCGGCGCTTCAGAACTTCGACGAGGTCATCTCGAGATCCGAGATCGATGGTTTCGATATCATTAATCTCGGAACCGGAACGGGAACAACGGTGTTCGAACTCGCCGACGCGTTCGGGCAAGCGACCGGGAAGCCCCTGAATGTGCAGACAGCTCCTCCGCGGCTCGGTGATGTCGTGGGTTGTGCGACTTTGACCGACAAGGCCGAACAGCTCCTCAGTTGGCAAGCCGAGTTGAGCATCGCAGACGGGGTTAGAGAATCACTAGAGTGGGCAGAAAAACTCCCGTCTGTACTAATTTGCGAACGGTCCACCGCAATGGACGCCGGGGAAGCATGA
- a CDS encoding RNA polymerase sigma factor, whose protein sequence is MPLSPDHSDEELVDAFIEGDNKAFSAIVERHRKRLTTVARRYTRNEYDAQDVVQEAFLRASCNLHNYRRESALSTWLHRLVKNTGYDYLNHRANRENASLDSDDFADDRNPLLAHNPSENLAEQLVVREAMELLRQDQREALMLTDVAGFRVNEVATAQGVKPGTVKSRRARAREVLREAIG, encoded by the coding sequence ATGCCATTAAGTCCTGACCACAGCGACGAAGAATTAGTTGATGCTTTTATCGAGGGGGATAATAAAGCCTTTTCCGCCATCGTGGAACGCCACCGCAAGCGGCTGACCACCGTGGCGCGGCGTTATACAAGGAATGAGTACGACGCGCAGGATGTCGTGCAAGAAGCCTTCCTGCGCGCCAGCTGCAATCTCCATAACTACCGGCGGGAATCGGCCTTAAGCACGTGGCTGCACCGCCTGGTGAAAAACACCGGCTACGACTATTTAAATCACCGGGCTAATAGGGAAAACGCCTCGCTCGATAGCGATGATTTTGCCGATGATCGCAATCCACTGCTGGCGCATAACCCATCTGAAAACCTTGCCGAGCAGCTCGTCGTCCGCGAGGCTATGGAGCTTTTAAGGCAAGACCAGCGCGAAGCACTCATGCTTACCGATGTCGCCGGGTTCCGCGTCAACGAAGTTGCCACCGCCCAAGGCGTAAAGCCCGGCACCGTTAAATCTCGCCGCGCACGCGCGCGGGAGGTCTTGCGCGAAGCCATCGGTTAA
- the trxA gene encoding thioredoxin: MSNVKKVTTETFRFDVIESDKPVVVDFWAEWCGPCKKLSPILEEVADELDGEVTIAKVNVDEERNLGAMFQIMSIPNVLIFNNGEKVDEFVGLRSKDDIVAQVKKQL, translated from the coding sequence ATGAGTAACGTCAAAAAGGTAACCACTGAAACATTCCGTTTTGATGTCATCGAGTCGGATAAACCCGTCGTCGTAGACTTCTGGGCGGAATGGTGCGGGCCATGCAAGAAGCTGTCTCCGATCTTGGAAGAGGTCGCAGATGAGCTCGACGGTGAGGTCACCATCGCCAAGGTCAACGTCGATGAAGAACGAAACCTCGGTGCCATGTTCCAAATCATGTCCATCCCAAATGTATTGATTTTCAACAATGGCGAGAAGGTCGATGAGTTCGTTGGCCTGCGTTCTAAAGATGACATCGTGGCGCAAGTGAAAAAGCAGTTATAG
- the pepN gene encoding aminopeptidase N, which produces MTTQRDKSQHELLQERAAAVDLRAYHLHLDLSQVKESPTFSATSRIELTTTEPELFLDYLGESVKQVTVNGQAQDVDFDGSLIRLHGLPVGEELTIEVSGTSRYSRTGQGLHRMHDQADDATYLYSHLEPSDARRIFPCFEQPDLKAPFHVTMTAPKDWQILSNQPETEREEHGDNATVRFAPTPPLSTYLTSFAAGPYKYQERTWTSPDGEHSAQLRAFARASMFEYLDEEILELTAQGMDYFHENFGFAYPWGKYDSIFVPEYNLGAMENPGLVTFTESYIFRSKATRSQKAARANTILHEMSHMWFGDLVTPQWWDDLWLKESFAEFMGADASVHATAYEEAWVNFAGERKNWAYLQDQLPTTHPIKADIPDVDAARQNFDGITYAKGAAVLKQLVHYVGRDNFYAGARDYFQEHAFAAATFDDLLTALKKHTDRDLDSWSKAWLRTWGPDTLTPELHTEGEKITELAVSAEAEDTTRPHRLSVALFDASLNKYREFDIDLPAGGHRTIVDEAAGEKAPALLLLNDADHTYTKVRFDDVSLATISDHLSEVQDGLSRAVIWTSLWNLTRDGEWNAEEYVGVVAKHAPAETNATLLTTAYGNAHFAIQHYVAEDRREQVRTEFADALWEQLGAADPGSDAQLILARTAIAALAATPEASGTERLRDLLAGTVEGLRLDPQIRWSILRALAARDGVALDELEAEKQRDNTLTGAAEFLGASHAFPTPETKRAAFDSALTPGEYSNAEVDALLAGFNAPRSAKLQEEFAEEFFRRVEDIWDNHPIEIANRLIRGLYPESSMAESATTDLLHKDLPGALRRVLLECRDHLRRTLRVRAQQ; this is translated from the coding sequence ATGACGACACAACGCGATAAATCCCAGCACGAGCTGCTCCAAGAGCGCGCCGCAGCAGTAGACCTGCGGGCATACCACCTGCACCTAGACTTATCTCAGGTGAAGGAAAGCCCCACGTTCAGCGCCACGAGCCGCATCGAGCTCACCACCACCGAGCCCGAACTTTTCCTGGACTATCTGGGAGAATCGGTAAAGCAGGTAACTGTTAACGGTCAGGCACAGGACGTCGATTTTGATGGCAGCCTTATCCGCCTCCACGGGCTACCGGTAGGGGAGGAGCTGACGATTGAGGTCAGTGGCACCTCGCGCTACTCGCGCACGGGCCAGGGTTTGCACCGCATGCACGACCAGGCCGATGACGCGACCTATCTGTACTCACACCTCGAGCCTTCCGATGCCCGCCGCATCTTCCCTTGCTTTGAGCAACCCGACCTCAAGGCGCCGTTCCACGTCACCATGACCGCGCCGAAGGACTGGCAGATCCTCTCCAACCAGCCGGAGACCGAGCGCGAGGAGCACGGGGACAATGCTACGGTTCGCTTTGCGCCCACCCCGCCGCTTTCTACATACCTCACCTCTTTTGCCGCTGGGCCATATAAGTATCAGGAGCGCACCTGGACTTCGCCGGATGGCGAGCACTCCGCGCAGCTGCGCGCCTTTGCCCGCGCCTCCATGTTTGAATACTTGGACGAGGAAATCCTGGAGCTTACCGCGCAGGGCATGGACTATTTCCACGAGAACTTCGGCTTTGCCTACCCTTGGGGCAAGTACGATTCCATCTTCGTGCCGGAATATAACCTCGGCGCCATGGAGAACCCGGGCCTGGTGACCTTCACGGAAAGCTATATCTTCCGGTCAAAGGCCACGCGCAGCCAGAAGGCCGCCCGCGCAAATACCATTTTGCACGAGATGTCCCACATGTGGTTCGGCGATCTTGTCACCCCGCAGTGGTGGGATGATCTCTGGCTCAAAGAATCCTTCGCGGAGTTCATGGGCGCCGATGCCTCCGTGCACGCCACCGCCTACGAAGAGGCGTGGGTCAACTTCGCCGGCGAGCGTAAAAACTGGGCCTACCTGCAGGATCAGCTTCCCACCACGCACCCCATCAAGGCCGATATCCCAGACGTCGATGCCGCACGCCAGAACTTCGATGGCATTACCTATGCCAAGGGCGCGGCCGTGCTCAAGCAGCTCGTGCACTATGTGGGCCGCGATAATTTTTACGCGGGCGCGCGGGATTACTTCCAAGAGCATGCCTTCGCCGCGGCCACCTTCGATGACCTGCTCACGGCCCTGAAAAAGCACACTGACCGCGACCTCGATTCCTGGTCAAAGGCGTGGCTGCGCACCTGGGGTCCGGATACACTTACCCCGGAGCTGCACACGGAGGGCGAGAAGATCACCGAGCTTGCGGTGAGCGCCGAGGCCGAGGATACGACCCGGCCACACCGCCTGAGCGTGGCGCTTTTTGATGCCTCCTTGAACAAGTACCGCGAGTTCGACATCGACCTTCCCGCCGGCGGCCACCGCACCATCGTGGATGAGGCGGCGGGGGAGAAGGCCCCGGCATTGCTGCTGCTTAACGATGCCGACCACACCTACACCAAGGTCCGCTTCGACGACGTTTCGCTTGCCACCATTAGCGATCACCTCTCCGAGGTCCAGGATGGGCTCAGCCGCGCGGTCATCTGGACCTCGTTGTGGAACCTCACCAGGGACGGGGAGTGGAATGCGGAGGAGTACGTGGGGGTCGTCGCCAAGCACGCGCCCGCAGAGACCAATGCCACGCTGCTGACCACCGCCTACGGCAATGCGCACTTTGCCATCCAGCACTATGTGGCCGAAGACCGCCGCGAGCAGGTGCGCACCGAGTTCGCCGATGCGCTGTGGGAACAGCTCGGTGCCGCGGATCCGGGCTCGGATGCGCAGCTCATTCTGGCCCGCACCGCCATTGCCGCACTGGCCGCAACGCCGGAGGCCTCCGGTACCGAGCGCCTGCGGGACCTGCTCGCCGGCACGGTGGAGGGCCTGCGCCTCGATCCGCAGATTCGCTGGTCCATCCTGCGCGCCCTGGCCGCCCGCGACGGCGTCGCATTGGATGAGCTGGAGGCAGAAAAGCAGCGCGATAATACGCTGACCGGCGCGGCCGAATTCTTGGGCGCTAGCCACGCCTTCCCCACGCCGGAGACCAAGCGGGCCGCCTTCGATAGCGCGCTAACGCCAGGGGAGTACTCCAATGCGGAAGTCGATGCCCTACTGGCCGGCTTTAATGCCCCGCGCTCGGCAAAGCTACAAGAAGAATTCGCCGAAGAGTTCTTCCGCCGCGTCGAAGACATCTGGGATAACCACCCCATCGAGATCGCCAACCGGCTGATCCGCGGCCTCTACCCGGAATCTTCCATGGCGGAGTCCGCTACCACGGATCTCCTGCACAAGGATTTGCCGGGTGCGCTGCGCCGCGTGCTTCTGGAGTGCCGCGACCACCTGCGCCGCACCCTGCGCGTGCGCGCCCAGCAGTAG
- a CDS encoding YceI family protein translates to MSLAAGTYTIDKEHTVIGFVTKHAMVTKVRGNFGEFEGTINVAENIADSTAEATIKAASISTGNEDRDGHVKNEDFFNVEEYPELSFTTTNVNVDEDGNGTVTGDLTIKGTTKSVDLKVEEVATAEDPFGNFRLGFEAQTKINRKDFGIDFNAPLKTGGVLVSEDIKIELEVSAIKQ, encoded by the coding sequence ATGTCCCTCGCAGCAGGTACCTACACCATCGACAAAGAGCACACCGTTATCGGCTTCGTTACCAAGCACGCTATGGTTACCAAGGTGCGCGGCAACTTCGGTGAGTTCGAAGGCACCATCAACGTCGCCGAGAACATCGCTGACTCCACCGCAGAGGCCACCATCAAGGCTGCTTCCATCTCCACCGGCAACGAGGACCGCGACGGCCACGTAAAGAACGAAGACTTCTTCAACGTGGAGGAGTACCCAGAGCTTTCCTTCACCACCACCAACGTCAACGTTGATGAGGACGGCAACGGCACCGTCACCGGTGACCTCACCATCAAGGGCACCACCAAGTCCGTCGACCTCAAGGTTGAAGAGGTCGCTACCGCTGAGGACCCATTCGGCAACTTCCGCCTGGGCTTCGAGGCGCAGACCAAGATCAACCGCAAGGACTTCGGCATCGACTTCAACGCTCCGCTCAAGACCGGCGGCGTCCTTGTTTCTGAAGACATCAAGATCGAGCTCGAGGTTTCTGCCATCAAGCAGTAA
- a CDS encoding N-acetylmuramoyl-L-alanine amidase, which yields MNRVLRVGDSSVRVAEARATLARLGLLSDFTGELSAWKKQKYSETDKTFDADLAEVLKAFQQSRGILPTGEIDDLTLRELRQASYTLGSRVLSYEPTNALVGDDISQLQQQLQELGFYQDRVDGHFGRTTHAALTEYQHNCGLQEDGVCGPATIRALSLLGRRITGGSAHNIVERERVRNAGPKLAGKRVVIDPALSGRDSGFTVKGRFGDISEQEILWDLTQRIEGRMIAAGMETIISRPRTDDADVQSRAELANAFDADMVISLACDSYPNEKAHGVATFYFGSESGNSSLIGETLSGFIQREIVARTDLQDCSNHGRTWDLLRLTQMPVVQIFLGYLTNPEDVKILTNPKRRDDIAEAIVIAVKRMYLMEQDTAITGTYKFSELLQAEQA from the coding sequence GTGAATCGCGTTCTTCGGGTTGGTGATTCAAGTGTGCGCGTAGCTGAAGCTCGCGCCACCTTGGCTCGCCTTGGCCTCTTATCAGATTTCACGGGGGAACTGTCTGCCTGGAAAAAGCAGAAGTACTCCGAGACTGATAAGACCTTTGATGCCGATCTCGCTGAAGTGCTCAAGGCATTTCAGCAGTCGCGCGGCATCCTCCCAACGGGAGAGATCGACGATCTCACCCTGCGCGAGTTACGCCAAGCCTCTTATACCCTGGGTAGCCGTGTATTGAGCTACGAGCCCACCAATGCCTTGGTGGGCGATGACATTTCGCAATTGCAGCAGCAACTGCAAGAGCTTGGGTTTTATCAAGACCGCGTCGATGGTCATTTTGGCCGCACTACCCACGCCGCGCTCACCGAATACCAGCACAATTGCGGGCTGCAGGAAGACGGCGTGTGTGGCCCCGCGACCATTCGCGCGCTCAGCTTGCTCGGCCGCCGCATCACCGGCGGTTCGGCGCACAATATTGTAGAACGCGAGCGCGTGCGCAATGCCGGACCAAAGCTGGCTGGCAAGCGCGTGGTCATTGACCCTGCGCTCAGTGGCCGGGACTCTGGCTTCACGGTCAAGGGCCGTTTTGGTGATATTTCTGAGCAAGAAATTCTATGGGATCTCACCCAGCGCATCGAAGGCCGCATGATCGCCGCCGGCATGGAGACCATTATTTCGCGCCCCCGCACCGATGATGCGGACGTGCAATCCCGTGCCGAGCTGGCTAATGCCTTTGATGCCGATATGGTCATCTCTTTGGCGTGCGATTCTTACCCCAATGAGAAGGCCCATGGCGTAGCCACGTTCTACTTTGGTTCCGAATCCGGAAACTCCTCACTCATTGGTGAGACCCTATCTGGCTTCATCCAGCGTGAAATCGTGGCCCGCACCGATCTGCAGGACTGCTCTAACCATGGCCGCACCTGGGATCTCTTGCGCCTGACGCAGATGCCGGTGGTACAGATCTTTTTGGGTTATCTCACCAACCCTGAGGACGTCAAAATCCTGACCAACCCTAAGCGCCGTGATGATATTGCAGAAGCAATCGTCATCGCCGTCAAGCGCATGTACCTCATGGAGCAAGACACCGCCATTACCGGCACCTACAAATTCTCCGAGCTGC
- the trxB gene encoding thioredoxin-disulfide reductase: protein MTVHDVAIVGSGPAGYTAALYAARAELSPIVFEGFEYGGELMNTTEVENYPGFQKGIMGPELMEEMRAQSIRFGADLRMEVVDSVELEGDIKKLHVGDEVFEARTVILATGAAPRHLGIPGEEELSGRGVSTCATCDGFFFKGHNIAVIGGGDSAMEEATFLTKFAESVTIVNRSENFRASKIMLDRAQENEQIKWETNKVVERVLEDDGKVGGLELKDVETGETSTLDVTAMFVAIGHDPRSSFLNGQVKLNDNGYVEVDQPSTKTSLPGVFACGDLVDDHYQQAITAAGSGCRAAMDAEQFLAANR from the coding sequence ATGACCGTCCACGATGTTGCCATCGTAGGTTCCGGACCTGCCGGTTATACCGCCGCGCTTTATGCCGCTCGTGCTGAACTCAGCCCCATTGTATTTGAGGGATTTGAATACGGTGGCGAATTAATGAACACCACCGAGGTAGAGAACTACCCGGGCTTCCAAAAGGGCATCATGGGCCCAGAGCTCATGGAAGAAATGCGCGCACAGTCAATCCGCTTTGGCGCGGATCTGCGCATGGAAGTCGTCGACTCCGTTGAGTTGGAGGGCGATATTAAAAAGCTCCACGTGGGCGATGAGGTATTTGAAGCCCGCACGGTAATCCTCGCCACCGGCGCCGCACCGCGCCACCTTGGCATTCCCGGCGAGGAAGAGCTCTCCGGCCGCGGTGTTTCCACCTGCGCTACGTGCGATGGCTTCTTCTTCAAGGGACACAATATCGCCGTCATCGGCGGCGGCGATTCCGCCATGGAGGAAGCTACCTTCCTGACCAAGTTCGCGGAGTCTGTCACCATTGTCAACCGCTCCGAAAACTTCCGCGCATCTAAGATCATGTTGGACCGCGCCCAGGAGAACGAGCAGATTAAGTGGGAAACCAATAAGGTTGTCGAGCGCGTGCTTGAAGATGACGGCAAGGTCGGCGGCCTAGAGCTCAAGGACGTTGAGACTGGGGAAACCTCCACCTTGGATGTCACCGCCATGTTCGTTGCCATTGGCCACGATCCGCGCTCGTCCTTCCTCAACGGCCAGGTAAAGCTAAACGATAACGGCTACGTTGAGGTTGATCAGCCCTCCACTAAGACCTCCCTGCCTGGCGTTTTCGCTTGCGGTGACTTGGTAGATGATCACTATCAGCAGGCCATCACCGCCGCAGGATCTGGCTGCCGCGCTGCCATGGATGCGGAACAATTCTTGGCTGCAAACCGTTAG